One window of the Verrucomicrobiota bacterium genome contains the following:
- a CDS encoding aminopeptidase P family protein — MNIDSLQHELRTNGLDGWLFFDHHLRDPLAYHVLGLDLASHVTRRWYYFIPARGEPRALIHKVEPHVLNILPGQKIFYARWQEQETGLQQILQGAKKVAMQYSPRCAVPYVANVDAGTVELIRSLGVEVVSSAELIQVFEAKWTPAQLEMHLEAGRRVDVIRAEAFDFIKQFTLAGQPLDEYGVQQFVMRRFKERGLTTNHPPIVGANVNAADSHYCPPEKGSAPIRRGDLVLLDLWAKLDQPDAVYYDITWMAYCGAQVPEPMVKAFAVTMGARDVGIKVVREARAAGRTLRGFEVDDAVASYIQSLGYGDNIRHRTGHSIGREVHGVGANIDNMETHDERPIIPWTCFSIEPALYLPDFGVRTEINLFVEERGARVTGEMQTEFVRL, encoded by the coding sequence ATGAACATTGATTCCCTCCAACACGAACTCCGGACGAACGGCCTCGATGGCTGGCTGTTCTTCGATCATCACCTGCGCGATCCGCTCGCCTATCACGTGCTCGGGCTCGACCTGGCCAGCCACGTCACCCGGCGCTGGTATTACTTCATTCCCGCACGCGGCGAACCGCGCGCCTTGATCCACAAGGTCGAACCGCACGTGCTCAATATTCTGCCCGGACAAAAAATCTTCTACGCCCGCTGGCAGGAGCAGGAAACCGGGCTCCAGCAGATTCTCCAGGGCGCGAAGAAGGTCGCCATGCAGTATTCGCCCCGCTGCGCCGTGCCCTACGTCGCCAACGTGGACGCTGGCACCGTGGAACTCATCCGCAGCCTCGGCGTGGAAGTGGTCAGTTCGGCCGAGTTGATCCAGGTCTTCGAGGCGAAGTGGACGCCCGCCCAGTTGGAGATGCACCTCGAGGCGGGCCGCCGGGTGGACGTCATCCGGGCGGAGGCGTTCGACTTCATCAAGCAGTTCACCCTCGCCGGACAGCCCCTGGACGAATACGGCGTGCAGCAGTTCGTGATGCGCCGCTTCAAGGAACGCGGCCTGACCACCAACCATCCGCCCATCGTGGGCGCGAACGTGAACGCCGCGGACTCGCACTATTGTCCGCCGGAAAAGGGCAGCGCCCCAATCCGGCGCGGCGACCTGGTGCTGCTGGATTTGTGGGCCAAGCTCGATCAACCCGACGCGGTCTATTACGACATCACCTGGATGGCGTATTGCGGCGCGCAAGTGCCGGAGCCGATGGTGAAGGCGTTCGCCGTGACCATGGGCGCGCGCGATGTCGGCATCAAGGTGGTTCGGGAAGCCCGCGCGGCCGGCCGCACTCTGCGGGGCTTCGAGGTGGACGACGCAGTCGCCAGCTACATCCAGAGCCTCGGTTACGGAGACAACATCCGGCATCGGACCGGCCACTCCATCGGCCGCGAAGTCCACGGCGTCGGCGCGAACATCGACAACATGGAGACGCACGACGAGCGCCCCATCATTCCGTGGACCTGTTTCTCCATCGAACCGGCGCTTTACCTGCCGGACTTCGGCGTGCGGACCGAGATCAACCTGTTCGTCGAGGAACGCGGGGCGCGCGTGACCGGAGAAATGCAGACGGAGTTTGTCAGGCTTTGA
- a CDS encoding ThuA domain-containing protein has protein sequence MKNIVALVIWQREGGRKNWLVPALEAPVSSAPFFLSAASVRVLLAALLSILLAVSVPVFAHPVPQNPQWLTYPGGDGPGKGKHVILIAAEQEYRGEQSMPMLAKVLSTHHGFDCTVLFGVNERGEVDPTMPVYPEKGKEAEFKEHHIPGLEHLAIADLVIFLTRLLTLPKSEQEHIVRYVDSGKPIIALRTANHGFRGALPYKINGKQVRWGEDVLGGTFLNHHGRWMADSTRGKIVEEQKRHPVLTGVTDIWGNSDVYRTYKEGAGLPAGCTALVWGQPLMGRQPDDPPNEKLEPLPVAWVKHWQTSGGKTARVFHCTMGSGTDLKSAGLRRLIINAAYWGMGMESSISASRSVEIVGNYQPLGSGFNYEKLGVKPRPVSHYR, from the coding sequence ATGAAGAACATCGTCGCACTGGTGATCTGGCAGAGAGAAGGGGGCAGAAAGAATTGGTTGGTTCCTGCTCTTGAAGCTCCTGTTTCTTCTGCCCCATTCTTTCTGTCAGCGGCTTCTGTCCGGGTTCTTCTGGCAGCTCTCCTCAGCATTCTTCTCGCGGTCTCTGTCCCGGTCTTCGCGCATCCCGTGCCGCAGAATCCGCAATGGCTGACCTATCCCGGCGGCGACGGCCCCGGCAAAGGCAAACACGTCATTCTCATCGCGGCGGAGCAGGAATATCGCGGCGAGCAGTCCATGCCCATGCTGGCGAAAGTTCTCAGCACGCATCATGGGTTCGATTGCACCGTGCTTTTCGGCGTGAATGAGCGCGGCGAGGTGGATCCCACGATGCCGGTCTATCCCGAGAAGGGAAAAGAGGCGGAGTTCAAGGAACATCACATCCCCGGCCTCGAACATCTTGCCATCGCCGATCTCGTCATCTTTCTCACCCGCCTGCTCACGCTGCCCAAGTCGGAGCAGGAACACATCGTAAGATATGTGGACTCTGGCAAGCCCATCATCGCGCTCCGCACCGCGAATCACGGCTTTCGCGGCGCGCTACCTTACAAAATCAACGGCAAGCAGGTGCGCTGGGGCGAGGACGTGCTGGGCGGCACGTTCCTGAATCATCACGGACGCTGGATGGCCGATTCCACGCGCGGGAAAATCGTCGAGGAGCAGAAGCGCCATCCCGTCCTCACCGGTGTCACCGACATCTGGGGTAACTCGGATGTGTATCGCACCTACAAAGAAGGCGCGGGCCTGCCGGCGGGTTGCACCGCGCTGGTCTGGGGCCAACCGCTCATGGGCCGCCAGCCCGATGACCCGCCGAATGAAAAACTTGAACCGCTCCCGGTCGCGTGGGTGAAGCACTGGCAGACCAGCGGCGGCAAAACCGCGCGCGTCTTTCACTGCACAATGGGCAGCGGCACCGACCTGAAAAGCGCCGGCCTGCGCCGCCTGATCATCAATGCCGCCTATTGGGGCATGGGGATGGAGTCCTCCATCAGCGCCAGTCGCAGCGTGGAAATCGTCGGCAACTACCAGCCGCTCGGCAGCGGTTTCAACTACGAAAAGCTCGGCGTCAAGCCGCGCCCCGTTTCCCACTATCGCTGA